Proteins encoded together in one Hevea brasiliensis isolate MT/VB/25A 57/8 chromosome 16, ASM3005281v1, whole genome shotgun sequence window:
- the LOC110639654 gene encoding uncharacterized protein LOC110639654 isoform X3: MAQKLFPYHLAEYVCRVMRVSPFRYYCDMIFEVMKSEQPYDSIPNFSAADALRLTGIGRNEFIDIMNKCRSKKIMWKLNKSIAKELLPTQPVDFAIEPWWGVCLVNFTLEEFKKLSEEEMATIDKVCKEEANAYILFDPEIVKGLCRRGLIYFDVPVYPDDRFKVSRLEGFVSNRDQSYEDPIEELLYAVFVVSSENATVAELATTLQADLSQLQAAASFACRLGWAVKLIDPASILQETSAPGCPKITLSDEEEAARASVSSSNVFSDGDAAQQGDISGIEIHGLLSGLARVAFIVDANITSYLMMGSVSPGLKSHAVTLYEAGKLGHASLADLCKDLSTLEGAKFEGELQEFANHAFSLRCVLECLLSGGIATDAKVEVVCNKIGTLASSNDEHTSLIADVSLTDKSGSSGANEAEAEIDHSMNVRIPQDDSSLVECVTGSTGDETVLSEDCNSISEVSKSDLNVQNDEKFIPIEGSDVGRGTSKRKRKYRVDILRCESLAALSPETLDRLFLRDYDIVMSIIPLPPSSVLPGPKGPIHFGPPCHSSLTPWMKLVLYSTVGIGPLSVVLMKGQCLRLLPAPLAGCEKALIWSWDGSMIGGLGGKFEGTLVKGGVILHCLNSLLKYSAVLVQPLSRHDLDESGRVITMDVPMPLNNSDGSIARIENELVLSEDERLKLNSLLTHLTKKMGYLTIGYVRMLKLFNERESDHFAPDDQNYEWVPLSVEFGIPLFSPKLCNNICERVVSSELLQSDSFTEHHDAMQGLRKRLRDVCAEYQATGPAAKLLYQKEQSKDSSRHLMNYASGRWNPLVDPSSPISGATSEQQRLKLANRHHWRTEVLSFDGSILRSYALTPVYEAATRPIEETPIVNTIKADPDEADSKEVILPGVNLIFDGSELHPFDIGACLQARQPISLIAEAAAASAAAVK, translated from the exons AAAATTATGTGGAAGCTGAACAAATCAATTGCAAAAGAACTTCTACCTACACAGCCTGTTGACTTTGCCATTGAACCATGGTGGGGAGTTTGTCTTGTCAACTTTACCCTGGAAGAATTTAAG AAACTCTCAGAAGAGGAGATGGCAACAATAGATAAAGTTTGTAAGGAGGAAGCTAATGCATATATCCTATTTGATCCTGAAATTGTAAAAGGCCTGTGCCGACGAGGATTAATCTACTTTGATGTCCCTGTGTACCCTGATGACCGTTTCAAAG TTTCCAGGCTTGAAGGGTTTGTTTCAAATAGGGATCAGTCTTATGAGGATCCTATCGAGGA GTTGCTTTATGCAGTTTTTGTTGTTTCAAGTGAGAATGCTACTGTTGCTGAACTGGCAACAACTTTGCAGGCTGACCTTTCCCAGTTGCAGGCTGCTGCATCCTTTGCATGTCGACTGGGATGGGCAGTGAAATTGATTGATCCAGCATCCATTCTTCAAGAAACAAGTGCACCTGGCTGTCCTAAAATCACTCTCAGTGATGAAGAAGAAGCTGCTCGTGCTAGTGTAAGCTCATCAAATGTGTTCAGTGATGGTGATGCTGCTCAGCAAGGAGATATTTCAGGAATTGAAATCCATGGGCTGCTTTCCGGCCTTGCTCGTGTTGCTTTTATTGTTGATGCTAATATAACTTCCTATCTAATGATGGGTTCTGTTTCACCAG GCTTGAAATCTCATGCTGTAACATTATATGAGGCTGGGAAGTTAGGCCATGCTAGCCTTGCTGATCTTTGCAAGGATCTGAGTACATTAGAGGGAGCGAAATTCGAGGGAGAATTGCAGGAATTTGCAAATCATGCCTTTAGCCTTCGTTGTGTCTTGGAATGTCTGCTATCAGGTGGAATTGCTACTGATGCAAAAGTGGAGGTAGTTTGCAATAAGATAGGCACATTGGCTTCAAGCAATGATGAGCATACTTCTTTGATAGCTGATGTCTCATTGACTGACAAATCAGGAAGCTCTGGTGCCAATGAAGCTGAAGCAGAAATTGATCATTCCATGAATGTAAGGATACCTCAGGATGATTCTTCTCTGGTTGAATGTGTTACTGGAAGTACTGGTGATGAAACTGTCTTATCTGAAGACTGTAATTCCATAAGCGAGGTCTCTAAGTCAGACCTAAATgtccagaatgatgaaaaattcaTTCCCATTGAAGGGTCTGATGTTGGAAGAGGAACTTCAAAGAGGAAAAGAAAATATCGTGTGGATATTCTCCGCTGTGAAAGCTTGGCTGCTCTATCACCTGAAACTTTAGATAGGCTATTTCTTCGTGATTATGATATTGTTATGTCTATAATTCCACTTCCTCCTTCATCAGTTCTTCCTGGACCAAAAGGTCCCATCCATTTTGGTCCTCCTTGTCATTCGTCTTTGACACCATGGATGAAATTGGTGCTATATTCAACTGTGGGTATTGGCCCTCTGTCAGTTGTTCTGATGAAAGGACAATGTTTACGTTTGCTTCCTGCACCGTTGGCTGGTTGTGAAAAAGCCCTTATATGGTCCTGGGATGGTTCTATGATTGGGGGGTTGGGAGGCAAATTTGAAGGGACTTTGGTTAAGGGAGGTGTAATtttacattgtttaaattcactTCTTAAATACTCAGCTGTCCTAGTTCAGCCCCTCAGTAGGCATGACCTTGATGAATCTGGAAGAGTAATTACTATGGATGTACCAATGCCCCTCAACAACTCTGATGGCTCAATTGCTCGCATAGAGAATGAATTGGTTCTATCTGAAGATGAGAGATTGAAATTGAACTCCCTGCTAACTCATTTGACAAAGAAGATGGGATATTTAACAATTGGTTATGTTCGCATGTTAAAGCTTTTCAATGAAAGAGAGTCAGACCACTTTGCACCTGATGATCAGAATTATGAGTGGGTACCACTAAGTGTCGAATTTGGCATTCCCCTTTTTAGTCCAAAATTATGTAATAATATATGTGAAAGGGTTGTATCATCAGAGTTGCTTCAATCAGATTCTTTTACTGAACATCATGATGCAATGCAAGGCCTGCGGAAAAGGTTGCGTGATGTCTGTGCAGAGTATCAAGCAACAGGTCCTGCTGCCAAACTTCTTTACCAGAAAGAGCAGTCAAAGGACTCATCTCGACATCTTATGAACTATGCCAGTGGAAGATGGAATCCTCTTGTGGACCCTTCTTCTCCCATTTCAGGAGCCACGAGCGAGCAGCAGAGATTAAAACTTGCTAATCGGCATCATTGGCGTACCGAAGTTCTGAGTTTTGATGGTAGCATACTAAG GTCATATGCTCTAACTCCAGtgtatgaggctgccacaaggcCTATTGAAGAAACCCCAATAGTGAATACGATAAAAGCCGATCCTGATGAAGCTGATAGTAAAGAAGTGATTCTTCCGGGTGTCAATCTTATTTTCGATGGTTCTGAACTGCATCCCTTTGATATAGGCGCTTGCCTCCAGGCTCGGCAACCAATTTCCTTGATTGCAGAGGCTGCAGCAGCCTCGGCTGCTGCAGTTAAATAG
- the LOC110639654 gene encoding uncharacterized protein LOC110639654 isoform X2, with protein MMRYLRKNLALFPYHLAEYVCRVMRVSPFRYYCDMIFEVMKSEQPYDSIPNFSAADALRLTGIGRNEFIDIMNKCRSKKIMWKLNKSIAKELLPTQPVDFAIEPWWGVCLVNFTLEEFKKLSEEEMATIDKVCKEEANAYILFDPEIVKGLCRRGLIYFDVPVYPDDRFKVSRLEGFVSNRDQSYEDPIEELLYAVFVVSSENATVAELATTLQADLSQLQAAASFACRLGWAVKLIDPASILQETSAPGCPKITLSDEEEAARASVSSSNVFSDGDAAQQGDISGIEIHGLLSGLARVAFIVDANITSYLMMGSVSPGLKSHAVTLYEAGKLGHASLADLCKDLSTLEGAKFEGELQEFANHAFSLRCVLECLLSGGIATDAKVEVVCNKIGTLASSNDEHTSLIADVSLTDKSGSSGANEAEAEIDHSMNVRIPQDDSSLVECVTGSTGDETVLSEDCNSISEVSKSDLNVQNDEKFIPIEGSDVGRGTSKRKRKYRVDILRCESLAALSPETLDRLFLRDYDIVMSIIPLPPSSVLPGPKGPIHFGPPCHSSLTPWMKLVLYSTVGIGPLSVVLMKGQCLRLLPAPLAGCEKALIWSWDGSMIGGLGGKFEGTLVKGGVILHCLNSLLKYSAVLVQPLSRHDLDESGRVITMDVPMPLNNSDGSIARIENELVLSEDERLKLNSLLTHLTKKMGYLTIGYVRMLKLFNERESDHFAPDDQNYEWVPLSVEFGIPLFSPKLCNNICERVVSSELLQSDSFTEHHDAMQGLRKRLRDVCAEYQATGPAAKLLYQKEQSKDSSRHLMNYASGRWNPLVDPSSPISGATSEQQRLKLANRHHWRTEVLSFDGSILRSYALTPVYEAATRPIEETPIVNTIKADPDEADSKEVILPGVNLIFDGSELHPFDIGACLQARQPISLIAEAAAASAAAVK; from the exons AAAATTATGTGGAAGCTGAACAAATCAATTGCAAAAGAACTTCTACCTACACAGCCTGTTGACTTTGCCATTGAACCATGGTGGGGAGTTTGTCTTGTCAACTTTACCCTGGAAGAATTTAAG AAACTCTCAGAAGAGGAGATGGCAACAATAGATAAAGTTTGTAAGGAGGAAGCTAATGCATATATCCTATTTGATCCTGAAATTGTAAAAGGCCTGTGCCGACGAGGATTAATCTACTTTGATGTCCCTGTGTACCCTGATGACCGTTTCAAAG TTTCCAGGCTTGAAGGGTTTGTTTCAAATAGGGATCAGTCTTATGAGGATCCTATCGAGGA GTTGCTTTATGCAGTTTTTGTTGTTTCAAGTGAGAATGCTACTGTTGCTGAACTGGCAACAACTTTGCAGGCTGACCTTTCCCAGTTGCAGGCTGCTGCATCCTTTGCATGTCGACTGGGATGGGCAGTGAAATTGATTGATCCAGCATCCATTCTTCAAGAAACAAGTGCACCTGGCTGTCCTAAAATCACTCTCAGTGATGAAGAAGAAGCTGCTCGTGCTAGTGTAAGCTCATCAAATGTGTTCAGTGATGGTGATGCTGCTCAGCAAGGAGATATTTCAGGAATTGAAATCCATGGGCTGCTTTCCGGCCTTGCTCGTGTTGCTTTTATTGTTGATGCTAATATAACTTCCTATCTAATGATGGGTTCTGTTTCACCAG GCTTGAAATCTCATGCTGTAACATTATATGAGGCTGGGAAGTTAGGCCATGCTAGCCTTGCTGATCTTTGCAAGGATCTGAGTACATTAGAGGGAGCGAAATTCGAGGGAGAATTGCAGGAATTTGCAAATCATGCCTTTAGCCTTCGTTGTGTCTTGGAATGTCTGCTATCAGGTGGAATTGCTACTGATGCAAAAGTGGAGGTAGTTTGCAATAAGATAGGCACATTGGCTTCAAGCAATGATGAGCATACTTCTTTGATAGCTGATGTCTCATTGACTGACAAATCAGGAAGCTCTGGTGCCAATGAAGCTGAAGCAGAAATTGATCATTCCATGAATGTAAGGATACCTCAGGATGATTCTTCTCTGGTTGAATGTGTTACTGGAAGTACTGGTGATGAAACTGTCTTATCTGAAGACTGTAATTCCATAAGCGAGGTCTCTAAGTCAGACCTAAATgtccagaatgatgaaaaattcaTTCCCATTGAAGGGTCTGATGTTGGAAGAGGAACTTCAAAGAGGAAAAGAAAATATCGTGTGGATATTCTCCGCTGTGAAAGCTTGGCTGCTCTATCACCTGAAACTTTAGATAGGCTATTTCTTCGTGATTATGATATTGTTATGTCTATAATTCCACTTCCTCCTTCATCAGTTCTTCCTGGACCAAAAGGTCCCATCCATTTTGGTCCTCCTTGTCATTCGTCTTTGACACCATGGATGAAATTGGTGCTATATTCAACTGTGGGTATTGGCCCTCTGTCAGTTGTTCTGATGAAAGGACAATGTTTACGTTTGCTTCCTGCACCGTTGGCTGGTTGTGAAAAAGCCCTTATATGGTCCTGGGATGGTTCTATGATTGGGGGGTTGGGAGGCAAATTTGAAGGGACTTTGGTTAAGGGAGGTGTAATtttacattgtttaaattcactTCTTAAATACTCAGCTGTCCTAGTTCAGCCCCTCAGTAGGCATGACCTTGATGAATCTGGAAGAGTAATTACTATGGATGTACCAATGCCCCTCAACAACTCTGATGGCTCAATTGCTCGCATAGAGAATGAATTGGTTCTATCTGAAGATGAGAGATTGAAATTGAACTCCCTGCTAACTCATTTGACAAAGAAGATGGGATATTTAACAATTGGTTATGTTCGCATGTTAAAGCTTTTCAATGAAAGAGAGTCAGACCACTTTGCACCTGATGATCAGAATTATGAGTGGGTACCACTAAGTGTCGAATTTGGCATTCCCCTTTTTAGTCCAAAATTATGTAATAATATATGTGAAAGGGTTGTATCATCAGAGTTGCTTCAATCAGATTCTTTTACTGAACATCATGATGCAATGCAAGGCCTGCGGAAAAGGTTGCGTGATGTCTGTGCAGAGTATCAAGCAACAGGTCCTGCTGCCAAACTTCTTTACCAGAAAGAGCAGTCAAAGGACTCATCTCGACATCTTATGAACTATGCCAGTGGAAGATGGAATCCTCTTGTGGACCCTTCTTCTCCCATTTCAGGAGCCACGAGCGAGCAGCAGAGATTAAAACTTGCTAATCGGCATCATTGGCGTACCGAAGTTCTGAGTTTTGATGGTAGCATACTAAG GTCATATGCTCTAACTCCAGtgtatgaggctgccacaaggcCTATTGAAGAAACCCCAATAGTGAATACGATAAAAGCCGATCCTGATGAAGCTGATAGTAAAGAAGTGATTCTTCCGGGTGTCAATCTTATTTTCGATGGTTCTGAACTGCATCCCTTTGATATAGGCGCTTGCCTCCAGGCTCGGCAACCAATTTCCTTGATTGCAGAGGCTGCAGCAGCCTCGGCTGCTGCAGTTAAATAG
- the LOC110639659 gene encoding classical arabinogalactan protein 9, translating into MARKSFVTLILFALFACSALAQAPGAAPTASPTKSPSAAPAPKTAAPTAAPTHPPTQTPPASAPAPPTTNVPAAAPTLTPTSSPPAPSAPTPSSGPSVAVPPNALTPSADTPSGNPSNGAGLNRNSAALAVVGAACVWSLLL; encoded by the coding sequence ATGGCCAGGAAGAGCTTCGTCACCTTGATTCTTTTCGCTCTTTTTGCCTGTTCCGCTTTAGCTCAGGCCCCTGGAGCCGCGCCCACCGCTTCACCGACGAAGTCACCTTCTGCTGCACCGGCTCCCAAGACTGCAGCTCCAACTGCTGCTCCCACTCATCCTCCGACTCAAACACCACCTGCATCGGCTCCTGCTCCTCCCACTACGAATGTCCCAGCGGCAGCCCCAACATTGACTCCTACCAGCTCGCCTCCTGCTCCTTCTGCTCCGACTCCCAGCTCAGGTCCATCAGTAGCTGTTCCTCCGAATGCATTGACTCCTTCTGCTGATACTCCGTCAGGGAATCCTTCCAACGGTGCTGGCTTGAATAGAAACAGTGCTGCTTTGGCCGTTGTTGGAGCGGCTTGTGTGTGGTCTTTGTTGTTGTAG
- the LOC110658299 gene encoding blue copper protein, which yields MASFGSAVVCAILVLISMVVPNLAKVYTVGDSTGWTTGVDYSTWTSGKTFTAGDSLVFNYGGGHTVDEVSASDYNTCTVGNAISSDNSGATTIALKTAGTKYYICGAVGHCGSGMKIAIPVKAAASSGTTTPSSGSGTTPASTSPAGTNTTIYKPSSNNVPDSASPTLSLFVGIVATWVAFCVMVFSL from the exons ATGGCAAGTTTTGGGTCAGCAGTTGTTTGTGCAATTCTAGTCCTGATCAGTATGGTGGTGCCAAATTTGGCAAAAGTTTACACTGTGGGAGACTCCACTGGCTGGACAACGGGCGTTGATTATAGCACCTGGACTAGCGGCAAGACCTTCACAGCTGGTGACAGCCTTg TATTTAACTATGGAGGAGGGCACACAGTGGACGAAGTGAGTGCTAGTGACTACAACACATGCACAGTGGGCAATGCAATTTCTTCAGACAACAGTGGAGCCACCACCATAGCCCTCAAGACTGCAGGGACTAAGTATTACATATGTGGAGCGGTTGGGCATTGTGGGAGTGGCATGAAGATTGCAATCCCTGTTAAGGCAGCAGCATCATCAGGAACTACTACTCCATCTTCAGGTTCAGGCACCACTCCTGCTAGTACCTCACCAGCTGGGACTAATACCACCATCTATAAACCTTCCTCTAATAATGTGCCTGACTCAGCTTCACCAACTCTTTCTCTATTTGTGGGTATAGTGGCTACTTGGGTTGCATTTTGTGTGATGGTTTTCTCATTGTAA